Below is a window of Sulfolobales archaeon DNA.
ATATTCACAGCACTGTTATCAGATGATATGTTGAGAGTTTTCTCTGTTATGGTGTTCGCTATGTAGATCTCTGATCCGCTTTTAACATCTACGTTGAACGCCTCAGACGCATTGAGCACCACGGGCTCTCTCTGGCTCCCCATTGCTATTAGCTTTCCTGAGACCGCTATGCCCCCACTCTCTATGATAACCACTACTCCTGGCTCTATGGTTAGAGACCCTATCACAGATATGTATCCTCTGATAATGTATGGGCTACCGCTCTTGCTCCACGTGACATTCCCAACAATATCGTGATCAACAATGGTTCCACTACTAACAATTCTAGAGGGTTGCACTGTGAAGAGGCTTAGAGCAAAAATGACAGCCAATAGCAGGGATAGCCTAGAAACCACCATATGAAACGCCAATATATAATCCACCATGGATATTTAAGCAAACATATAATCCATTTCCTACTTTTAGAGGCGTTAGCTATATCCTGAACCTCTCTCCACTCTTAAGGGGCGGGGAGGAGGTTAGTTGTAAATATGTCCTTAGCTAGAAATAGGTCTGGGGATTAAAATAGGTGTAGAGCTTGTGGAGAGATCCCTTGGTGCTAGGCGTGAGAATGAGAGGATTAATGCTGTGGTTACGTGGAATGAGAAGGCTCTAGATGATGCTAGGGATGCTGAGAAAAGGGGGTTAGATGTGTTCCCCATAGGTGTTAAGGATAATATAATGACCAAGGGTATCAGGACTACCCTTGGATCTAGAGTATTTGCTGATTATATCCCGGGGGAGGATGCTGAGTGTGTTAAGAGGCTTAAGAGAGGGGGTGGCGTTGTTATAGGTAAGACCAATACGCATGAGCTGGCATCTGGGATAACAACTACCTCATCTATCTTCGGCCCTACCAGAAATCCGCATGATCTCTCGAGAATTGCTGGTGGGAGTAGCGGGGGTTCTGCTGCGGCTGTCGCAGCCGGTATAGTCCCCGTTGCTCTTGGAAGCGATACAGCGGGATCTGTTAGGATCCCTGCATCGCTATGCGGGGTATATGGCTTTAAGCCCAGCTATGGCTCTATCCCAAGCAAGGGGTTATATCCATTAGCACCAAGCCTAGATCATGTGGGGATTCTAGCATCAAATATTGAGTGGATAAAGAGGGTATATACCATTATAGCTAGGAAGAGGTTTCTAAAGAGAAGACAAAAGCCTGTGGATCCCGATAAAGCTGTTTTAGGCATACCAATAGGGCTTTTCAAGGCATCGGAGGATGTTGAAAAGAGCTTCTACAACTATATATCTAGATATAAATATGTGGAGGTGAAGCTTCCAAGGGCTCTTGAGAAGCTCTACAGAGTATTCCCTGTGATAAGGTATAGCGAGGCAACCAGGACATTCATAGGCATCAAGGATCGCTGGGGAGAGCTATTCCCAGATGTTAGAAGACTGTTGGAAAGGGGGCTTGAATATAGAGCTATAGAATATATAGAGGCTCTAGACGCTAAAGAGGAGATCACAGCCGAGTTTGACAAGGCGATGAGGAGCGTTGACTTCCTAGTAACACCTACAACACCGATCCCAGCACCGAAGATAGAGGAGGTTCTTGGGAGAGAGGATGGTGAGATAAGAACTATAATGACCTATAATGTTATCTATGCATCCCTAGTTGGTGCCCCAGCAATATCCCTACCCCTTCTAAAATCCGAGGGACTCCCAGTAGGGATCCAGATTATTGGGAGAAGGGGTGGGGATCTAGAGCTTTTAGAGCTAGCCTCACGCATTATATAAAGCCTCTATAGGGCTTTCATCTGTTAGAAGTGTTTAATATATTATATGTAGAGAGGCGCTATTGGCTAGCATATATTAAGGTGATATATCTATAGCAAGAGCTATTCTTCGAGTTGAGAGTTGGTGTTAGGATCTTAACCCTATTCCATATATATTTAGGAGTTTTTTGATCCCCTCCTCCAATGTTATTTTGGGTTCGAAGCCTAGGATCTTTCTCGCCTTCTCTATATCTGCACAGCTATGTTTGATATCACCTGGCCTTGGCCTGTCGAAGATCGGTTCTCCCTCTAGGTTAGCTAGCCTCATTATTAGCCTGGCCAGCTCTAGGATCGATATATGTTTTCCTGAGCCTATGTTGAAGACCTGGTTATGGGGCTGCCTAGCTATAGATAGCTCGATTGCTCTCGCAACATCTTCAACATGTATGAAATCCCTCGTCTGGCTCCCATCTCCATAGATTCTTGGTGGTATTCTATTTATAGCGCTCTCTATAAACCTAGATATAACACCTGCGTAGGCTGGATTCTGCCCTGGCCCGTAGACGTTGAATAGCCTTAGGATCAAATATCTAAGT
It encodes the following:
- a CDS encoding amidase, which produces MERSLGARRENERINAVVTWNEKALDDARDAEKRGLDVFPIGVKDNIMTKGIRTTLGSRVFADYIPGEDAECVKRLKRGGGVVIGKTNTHELASGITTTSSIFGPTRNPHDLSRIAGGSSGGSAAAVAAGIVPVALGSDTAGSVRIPASLCGVYGFKPSYGSIPSKGLYPLAPSLDHVGILASNIEWIKRVYTIIARKRFLKRRQKPVDPDKAVLGIPIGLFKASEDVEKSFYNYISRYKYVEVKLPRALEKLYRVFPVIRYSEATRTFIGIKDRWGELFPDVRRLLERGLEYRAIEYIEALDAKEEITAEFDKAMRSVDFLVTPTTPIPAPKIEEVLGREDGEIRTIMTYNVIYASLVGAPAISLPLLKSEGLPVGIQIIGRRGGDLELLELASRII